One Stenotrophomonas maltophilia R551-3 genomic window, CAGCGGCCATACCGCCGCGCTGTCCAACCTGTGGAATGACGGCGGCATGTTCCCGATGGGCCTGGTCGGCTTCTTCGCCGGTTTCCAGATCGCGGTGTTCGCCTTCGTCGGCATCGAGCTGGTCGGCACCACCGCCGCCGAGACCGCCAACCCCGAGCGCAACCTGCCCAAGGCGATCAACTCGATCCCGGTGCGCATCATCATCTTCTACGTGCTGGCGCTGATCGCGATCATGGCCGTCACCCCGTGGCGCCAGGTGGTGCCGGACAAGAGCCCGTTCGTGCAACTGTTCGTGCTGGCCGGTATCCCCGCCGCGGCCAGCCTGATCAACTTCGTGGTGCTGACCTCGGCCACCTCCTCGGCCAACAGCGGCATCTTCTCCACCAGCCGCATGCTGTACGGCCTGGCCGAAGAGGGCCACGCGCCGCGCGGGTTGTCGAAGCTCTCGCGCGCCGCAGTGCCGGCACGCGGCCTGCTGTTCTCCTGCCTGTGCCTGCTCGGCGGCACGCTGCTGATCTACCTGATCCCCAACCTGGTGACCGCCTTCACCCTGGTCACCACGCTGGCGACGGTGCTCTTCATCTTCGTCTGGTCGCTGATCCTGGTGGCCTACATGGTCTACCGCCGCCGCTACCCGGAGCGCCACGCCGCCTCGATCTTCAAGATGCCCGGTGGCGTTGCCATGTGCTGGGCGTGCCTGGTGTTCTTCGCAGGCGTGCTGGTTCTCCTGAGCCTGCAGGCCGATACCCGCCAAGCCCTGATCGCCAGCCCGGCGTGGTTCGTGCTGCTGGGCGTGGGGT contains:
- the cycA gene encoding D-serine/D-alanine/glycine transporter; the protein is MTEPATPPEHLRRSLSNRHLQLIAIGGAIGTGLFMGSGKTISLAGPSIVFVYLIIGAMLFFVMRAMGELLLSNLQYKSFIDFSTDLLGPWAGFFCGWTYWFCWIVTAIADVIAIAAYAQFWFPGLDAWIPALACVMLLLALNLVTVKLFGEMEFWFALIKIVAICALIITGAGLVAWGFTSPSGHTAALSNLWNDGGMFPMGLVGFFAGFQIAVFAFVGIELVGTTAAETANPERNLPKAINSIPVRIIIFYVLALIAIMAVTPWRQVVPDKSPFVQLFVLAGIPAAASLINFVVLTSATSSANSGIFSTSRMLYGLAEEGHAPRGLSKLSRAAVPARGLLFSCLCLLGGTLLIYLIPNLVTAFTLVTTLATVLFIFVWSLILVAYMVYRRRYPERHAASIFKMPGGVAMCWACLVFFAGVLVLLSLQADTRQALIASPAWFVLLGVGYWVRRRTAK